The Peribacillus simplex genome contains a region encoding:
- a CDS encoding aspartate carbamoyltransferase catalytic subunit encodes MKKLLTMNELTLSDIERILHEAECFANGSSWNPKQQTTVANLFFEPSTRTKSSFEMAERKLGLEVIPFDAGTSSVLKGETLYDTVKTLEAIGVNALIIRHEQDNYFDELNEKIGIPIINAGDGCGNHPTQSLLDLLTIKQEFKSFKGLKIAIIGDVRHSRVAKSNAEALTRLGANVVFSGPPEWFDRSNSLGRYEDIDHAVATSDVVMLLRIQHERHIEKYDQANGDYLESFGLTKQREKNMKPDAIIMHPAPINRGVEIDSDLVECSRSRIFKQMENGVFIRMAVLKNVLEQSEGGNIHENSNQKWSIAR; translated from the coding sequence ATGAAAAAATTATTGACCATGAATGAATTGACTTTATCTGATATTGAAAGAATTTTACATGAGGCAGAGTGTTTTGCAAACGGATCTAGCTGGAATCCAAAGCAGCAGACCACAGTTGCCAATCTCTTCTTTGAACCAAGTACACGTACAAAATCAAGCTTTGAAATGGCTGAAAGAAAATTGGGACTTGAGGTCATTCCTTTTGATGCGGGTACATCATCCGTATTGAAAGGTGAAACCTTATATGACACTGTTAAAACGTTAGAAGCAATAGGTGTAAATGCCTTGATCATCCGCCATGAACAGGATAATTATTTCGACGAATTGAATGAGAAGATCGGGATTCCAATAATCAATGCAGGGGATGGCTGCGGAAATCATCCAACCCAATCATTACTGGACTTATTGACGATAAAACAAGAGTTTAAAAGTTTCAAAGGTCTGAAGATTGCCATAATCGGTGATGTGAGGCATAGCCGGGTTGCGAAATCGAATGCAGAAGCATTAACACGTTTAGGGGCGAATGTCGTATTTTCGGGTCCTCCTGAATGGTTCGACAGATCAAACAGTTTAGGAAGGTATGAAGACATCGACCATGCGGTAGCTACCTCGGATGTGGTCATGCTGCTCAGAATACAGCATGAAAGGCATATTGAAAAATACGATCAGGCAAATGGAGATTATCTGGAAAGTTTCGGCCTGACCAAACAACGTGAAAAAAATATGAAACCGGATGCGATCATCATGCATCCTGCACCAATAAACCGCGGTGTTGAAATAGACAGTGATTTAGTCGAATGCAGCCGCTCAAGAATTTTTAAACAAATGGAGAATGGCGTGTTCATCAGAATGGCTGTATTAAAAAATGTGCTTGAACAATCCGAAGGGGGAAACATTCATGAAAACAGTAATCAAAAATGGAGTATTGCTAGATAA
- a CDS encoding carbamoyl phosphate synthase small subunit, with the protein MKRQLILEDGTVFLGEAFGGDVEKIGEVVFNTGMTGYQEILSDPSYCGQIVTLTYPLIGNYGINRDDFESINPAIAGFVVKETAEFPSNWRNQLSLDEYLKMKNIPGISGIDTRKLTRIIRKSGALKGALCNINKDAKEVVSQLKATVIPSNQVKQVSTKAPYSSPGRGPRVVLVDYGMKHGILRELTKRGCDVVVVPYNVTAEEVMQYHPDGVMLSNGPGDPKSVLETLEMIRTIQTQVPLFGICLGHQLFALANGADTEKLKFGHRGSNHPVRDLRTGKVSITSQNHGYTVEELSIENTDLIVTHTALNDDTIEGLRHKKYPAFTVQYHPEASPGPEDANYLFNEFLQMIEAATNKGEKTCQNALI; encoded by the coding sequence ATGAAAAGACAGCTAATTTTAGAAGACGGGACAGTATTCCTTGGGGAAGCATTCGGAGGGGACGTAGAAAAAATAGGTGAAGTCGTTTTTAACACAGGAATGACGGGGTACCAGGAGATTCTATCCGATCCATCATATTGCGGTCAAATCGTTACACTTACGTATCCATTAATCGGGAACTACGGGATAAACCGGGATGACTTTGAATCCATCAATCCAGCGATAGCAGGATTCGTCGTTAAGGAAACCGCAGAATTTCCTTCCAACTGGCGAAACCAATTATCACTTGATGAATATCTGAAAATGAAGAACATACCTGGAATAAGCGGAATCGATACGAGAAAGCTGACAAGAATCATCAGGAAATCAGGTGCACTTAAAGGGGCGCTCTGCAATATCAATAAAGATGCAAAAGAAGTGGTTTCCCAGTTGAAAGCAACTGTGATTCCTTCCAATCAAGTGAAACAGGTTTCAACAAAAGCACCTTATTCCAGCCCGGGCAGAGGCCCGCGGGTAGTTCTTGTGGACTATGGCATGAAGCATGGGATTTTGCGTGAGCTGACGAAGCGCGGCTGTGATGTCGTGGTTGTGCCTTATAACGTCACGGCCGAAGAAGTGATGCAATATCATCCGGATGGCGTGATGCTTTCAAATGGTCCTGGAGATCCGAAAAGTGTTCTTGAGACGCTTGAAATGATCCGTACAATCCAAACTCAAGTGCCATTATTCGGAATCTGTTTAGGACATCAATTATTCGCACTTGCAAACGGGGCGGATACGGAAAAATTAAAATTCGGCCATCGAGGTTCTAATCATCCGGTTAGGGACCTTCGTACCGGAAAGGTATCCATCACATCTCAAAATCACGGATATACAGTAGAAGAGCTTTCCATTGAAAATACAGATCTTATTGTGACACATACAGCATTGAATGATGATACGATTGAAGGTCTGCGCCATAAAAAGTATCCGGCTTTCACCGTACAATATCACCCGGAAGCATCACCAGGGCCGGAAGATGCCAACTACTTATTCAATGAATTCTTACAAATGATTGAAGCTGCAACCAACAAGGGGGAAAAAACATGCCAAAACGCACTGATATAA
- a CDS encoding DivIVA domain-containing protein, with protein MPLTPIDIHNKEFNKVFRGYDEDEVNEFLDQVIKDYELILREKKELEDKLNETFDRLGHFTTIEGTLNKSIIVAQEAAEELRRNAQKEAKLIIKEAEKNADRIVNESLVKARKIAMDIEDLKKQSKVFRTRFKMLVGAQLDLLDNDDWDHLLDYEVDATEIELNERVEEEI; from the coding sequence ATGCCCTTAACCCCGATAGATATACATAACAAGGAATTTAACAAAGTATTTCGTGGGTATGATGAAGATGAAGTAAATGAATTTCTCGACCAGGTCATTAAAGATTATGAACTGATTTTGAGGGAGAAGAAAGAACTTGAAGATAAACTGAACGAGACTTTTGATCGTTTGGGACATTTTACGACAATTGAGGGTACACTTAACAAGTCGATTATTGTCGCTCAGGAAGCCGCCGAAGAATTAAGGCGCAATGCCCAAAAAGAAGCGAAACTGATCATAAAGGAAGCAGAGAAAAACGCGGACAGGATCGTCAATGAGTCACTCGTGAAAGCAAGGAAAATAGCGATGGATATTGAGGATTTGAAAAAGCAATCCAAAGTATTCCGGACGCGTTTCAAAATGCTTGTAGGTGCACAGCTCGATTTGCTGGACAATGACGATTGGGATCATCTTCTGGATTATGAAGTGGATGCGACTGAAATAGAATTAAATGAGAGAGTGGAAGAGGAAATTTAA
- a CDS encoding RluA family pseudouridine synthase, with protein MDKRLYSIDETLKGVRIDKALSTLNEEWSRTQVQQWIKDDHVLVNGTAIKTNYKAIPGDTIEVTIPDLEELDAVAEEMDLDIYYEDKDVLVVNKPSGMVVHPAPGHVSGTLVNGLMAHCKDLSGINGVMRPGIVHRIDKDTSGLLMVAKNDMAHEKLVQQLVDKTVTRKYQAVVHGVIPHDFGTIDAPIGRDKKDRQSMTVTDSNSKNAVTHFRVIERFKAFTLVECQLETGRTHQIRVHMKYIGFPLAGDPKYGPKKTLKLDGQALHAGLLGFIHPRTNEYMEFEAPIPEEFENLINQLRRSKD; from the coding sequence ATGGATAAAAGGTTATACAGCATCGATGAAACACTAAAAGGAGTTAGGATTGATAAGGCTCTTTCCACTTTGAATGAGGAATGGTCACGCACTCAGGTCCAGCAATGGATTAAGGATGATCATGTTTTGGTAAATGGCACGGCGATAAAGACGAATTACAAAGCTATTCCTGGCGATACAATCGAAGTGACGATTCCTGATCTTGAGGAATTGGATGCGGTAGCAGAGGAAATGGATTTGGATATCTATTATGAAGATAAAGATGTACTAGTTGTTAATAAACCAAGCGGCATGGTCGTCCATCCGGCACCGGGACATGTATCTGGCACGCTTGTAAATGGATTGATGGCTCACTGCAAGGATCTTTCTGGAATTAACGGAGTCATGCGGCCTGGAATCGTCCATCGGATCGATAAGGATACATCAGGTTTATTGATGGTTGCCAAAAATGATATGGCACATGAGAAACTGGTACAGCAGCTTGTTGACAAAACGGTTACCCGTAAGTATCAAGCTGTAGTTCATGGTGTGATCCCCCATGACTTCGGAACGATCGATGCACCGATCGGCCGCGATAAAAAAGATCGCCAAAGCATGACTGTCACAGATTCGAATTCCAAAAATGCTGTCACGCATTTTCGTGTCATCGAACGCTTCAAAGCTTTCACTTTGGTGGAATGCCAGCTTGAAACAGGAAGAACACATCAAATCCGTGTTCACATGAAATACATTGGCTTCCCACTGGCTGGAGATCCTAAATATGGTCCGAAAAAGACGCTGAAATTAGATGGACAAGCGTTGCACGCGGGTCTTCTAGGTTTCATTCATCCACGTACAAATGAGTATATGGAGTTCGAAGCTCCGATCCCGGAAGAGTTTGAAAATCTAATTAATCAATTGCGTAGAAGTAAGGATTGA
- a CDS encoding dihydroorotase, producing the protein MKTVIKNGVLLDNQNSFKKADIEMEGKVITKIGENLATENCKVVDAEGLLITSGFVDLHVHLREPGGEHKETIASGTLAAARGGFTTVAAMPNTRPVPDTVENLEALNRKIEETAHVRVLPYASITIREAGKELTDFSSLKQTGAFAFTDDGVGIQEAGMMLEAMKRAAAQDMAIVAHCEDNSLINKGSVHEGRFSKEQGINGIPSVCEAVHIARDILLAEAADCHYHVCHISTKESVRTVRDAKRAGIRVTAEVTPHHLLLCEDDIPGLDTNYKMNPPLRGREDRDALIEGLHDGTIDFIATDHAPHAAEEKAQGMQLAPFGIVGLETAFPLLYTELVKKGVITLKQLIDFMTIKPSESFSLPYGELKEGAIADIVLIDLETEKEINAEEFASKGKNTPFNEKKCYGWPVMTIAEGKIAWEKGRVQG; encoded by the coding sequence ATGAAAACAGTAATCAAAAATGGAGTATTGCTAGATAATCAAAACTCATTCAAAAAAGCGGACATTGAAATGGAAGGCAAGGTCATCACAAAAATCGGCGAGAACTTGGCAACGGAAAATTGTAAAGTAGTTGACGCTGAAGGGTTACTTATTACTTCAGGCTTCGTTGACCTGCATGTCCATTTACGCGAACCGGGCGGTGAACATAAAGAAACAATCGCAAGTGGAACGCTTGCAGCGGCAAGAGGCGGTTTCACTACGGTAGCGGCGATGCCCAATACAAGGCCAGTTCCCGATACAGTGGAAAACCTTGAAGCGCTTAACCGGAAAATTGAAGAAACGGCTCATGTCAGGGTACTTCCATATGCATCCATTACGATTAGGGAAGCAGGCAAGGAGTTGACCGACTTTTCTTCATTAAAACAAACGGGTGCTTTCGCCTTTACGGACGATGGCGTGGGAATTCAAGAAGCCGGGATGATGCTGGAAGCGATGAAACGGGCAGCCGCTCAAGATATGGCCATAGTTGCTCATTGTGAAGACAATAGCTTAATCAATAAAGGCTCCGTCCATGAAGGTAGATTCTCAAAAGAACAGGGAATCAATGGAATTCCGTCCGTATGTGAAGCTGTACATATTGCCCGGGATATCCTCCTTGCTGAAGCGGCGGATTGCCATTATCACGTTTGCCATATATCGACGAAGGAATCGGTAAGGACGGTAAGGGATGCCAAACGCGCCGGTATCCGCGTCACAGCCGAAGTTACACCACATCACTTATTATTGTGTGAAGATGATATACCGGGACTTGATACGAATTATAAAATGAACCCACCATTAAGGGGCCGTGAAGATCGGGATGCATTGATAGAAGGATTGCATGACGGAACCATCGATTTTATAGCAACAGACCATGCCCCGCATGCGGCAGAGGAAAAAGCGCAGGGAATGCAGCTGGCTCCTTTCGGAATAGTGGGATTGGAAACTGCCTTCCCGCTGCTTTACACCGAATTGGTTAAAAAGGGCGTCATTACATTAAAGCAATTGATCGATTTCATGACTATCAAACCATCTGAAAGTTTCTCCCTTCCTTATGGAGAGCTAAAGGAAGGTGCCATTGCGGATATCGTGCTCATCGATTTGGAAACAGAAAAAGAAATTAATGCTGAAGAGTTTGCTTCAAAAGGAAAAAATACACCTTTTAATGAAAAGAAATGTTATGGCTGGCCAGTCATGACGATTGCAGAAGGAAAAATAGCTTGGGAAAAAGGACGTGTTCAAGGATGA
- a CDS encoding RNA-binding protein, whose product MSIYQHFRPEEKDFIDQAMNWIDQVKNSYAPKLSDFLDPRQQEILISLLGNDPDAKLQFNGGGDFVERKRVLIYPDYYSPEPSDFNISLYDISYPKKFVTLEHRQILGTLMSLGVKREKFGDIIVTEEHTQFIAAEEMDSYLTGNLEKIGNASVSIRRLPIEDIVQVKEKWEEQVTTVSSLRLDSVLSSVLNMSRQKTQTLITSGKVKVNFKQTENVSEECREGDTLSIRGFGRCKIASIDGKTKKDKWRISLGRQK is encoded by the coding sequence ATGAGTATTTATCAGCATTTCAGGCCGGAGGAAAAAGATTTTATTGACCAGGCTATGAATTGGATCGATCAGGTTAAGAATTCCTACGCTCCGAAACTATCTGATTTTCTTGATCCGCGTCAGCAGGAAATCCTAATTTCCTTATTGGGCAATGATCCTGATGCGAAACTGCAATTCAATGGCGGGGGCGATTTCGTAGAGCGAAAACGTGTGCTCATTTACCCTGATTATTACTCTCCTGAACCATCGGATTTCAATATCTCCTTATACGATATCTCCTATCCAAAAAAGTTTGTTACGCTTGAACATAGGCAAATACTTGGAACCTTGATGTCACTAGGGGTAAAACGTGAAAAATTTGGTGATATAATAGTGACGGAGGAGCATACTCAATTTATAGCTGCCGAGGAGATGGATTCATATCTCACAGGGAATCTGGAGAAAATAGGTAATGCTTCTGTTTCCATCAGACGGCTTCCGATCGAAGATATCGTCCAAGTTAAAGAAAAATGGGAAGAGCAAGTAACCACCGTCAGTTCTCTTAGGCTAGACAGTGTGCTATCGTCCGTCCTGAACATGTCCCGTCAAAAAACGCAGACCTTGATAACATCAGGAAAAGTAAAGGTGAATTTCAAGCAAACGGAAAACGTCTCGGAAGAATGCCGTGAAGGTGATACACTTTCCATCAGAGGTTTTGGCAGATGTAAAATAGCTTCAATCGATGGGAAAACCAAGAAGGATAAGTGGAGAATCTCGTTAGGCAGACAAAAATAA
- the lspA gene encoding signal peptidase II — protein sequence MFYYLIALLVIALDQLTKWMIVKKMEYGESIEIIENLLYITSHRNRGAAWGILQGQMWFFYIITIAVIIGLVYYIQKMAKESILLGVALALMLGGAIGNFIDRVARQEVVDFVHTYIFSYSFPVFNVADAALSIGVGLLVIHMFLEEKNAKEKDNG from the coding sequence GTGTTTTATTATTTGATTGCCCTTTTGGTCATAGCTCTCGATCAGCTGACAAAATGGATGATTGTGAAAAAAATGGAGTACGGAGAAAGCATTGAAATTATTGAAAACCTTCTATATATCACCTCGCATCGTAATCGTGGGGCAGCATGGGGAATTCTACAAGGTCAAATGTGGTTTTTCTACATCATCACCATCGCTGTCATTATTGGACTTGTCTATTATATTCAGAAAATGGCGAAGGAAAGCATTTTGCTTGGAGTTGCACTTGCTCTCATGCTAGGCGGTGCGATTGGTAATTTCATCGATCGTGTTGCTCGTCAGGAAGTAGTGGATTTCGTTCATACCTATATTTTCAGCTACAGTTTCCCGGTATTTAATGTTGCTGATGCTGCGCTTTCAATTGGTGTCGGACTGCTCGTGATTCATATGTTTTTAGAAGAAAAAAACGCTAAGGAGAAAGATAATGGATAA
- the ileS gene encoding isoleucine--tRNA ligase, which yields MEYKDTLLMPKTEFPMRGNLPKREPEIQEKWNEMNIYKKVQEQTEGRPLFILHDGPPYANGDIHMGHAMNKVLKDFIVRFKSMSGFQAPYVPGWDTHGLPIETALTKKGVKRKEMSVAEFRKLCEEYAYGQINNQREQFKRIGVRGDWDNPYITLKPEYEAQQIKVFGEMAKKGYIYKGKKPVYWSPSSESALAEAEIEYQDKRSASIYVAFEVTDGKGVIEEGVKIIIWTTTPWTIPANLGISLHPQLNYVVVAVENEKFLLAEALLESVTETLGWENPSILKTVKGSELDRAVAKHPLYDRESLVMLGEHVTTEAGTGCVHTAPGHGEDDFIVGQKYGLDVLCPVDEKGVMTEEAGEFAGLFYDQANKPITEKLTEAGALLNLSFITHSYPHDWRTKKPTIFRATAQWFASIKDFRSELLEAIEETKWVPAWGETRLFNMVRDRGDWCISRQRAWGVPIPVFYAENGEPIITDETINHISNLFREHGSNIWFEREAKDLLPDGYTHEGSPNGIFTKETDIMDVWFDSGSSHQAVLEERDDLQRPADLYLEGSDQYRGWFNSSLSTSVAVTGKAPYKGVLSHGFALDGEGRKMSKSIGNVVLPSKVMNQLGADILRLWVASVDYQSDVRVSDPILKQVSEVYRKIRNTFRFLLGNLDGFNPKTDKVAVQELPEVDRYMLVKLNKLIKQSKLSYENYEFATIYNMVNNFCTQDLSSFYLDYAKDILYCEAPNGKERLAIQTVLYESLVSLTQLVSPILSHTADEVWAFIPGVTEESVQLTLMPEEISIDDAEVIEEKWTAFMDVRDNVLKALEEARNQKIIGKSLNAKVMVYVNEETKNLLDGIKESFEQLFIVSEFEIAGDVASAPADAVKLEDIAILVTKAEGETCERCWNVSKEVGQVEEHPTLCPRCATVVKEHYVNQ from the coding sequence ATGGAATACAAAGATACCTTATTGATGCCTAAAACTGAATTTCCAATGCGAGGGAATTTGCCGAAACGTGAACCGGAAATCCAAGAAAAATGGAATGAAATGAACATTTATAAGAAAGTGCAAGAACAAACGGAAGGGCGTCCTTTATTCATTTTGCATGATGGACCTCCGTATGCCAACGGCGATATCCATATGGGCCATGCAATGAATAAGGTTTTAAAGGATTTCATTGTCCGATTTAAATCAATGAGCGGTTTTCAAGCACCGTATGTACCTGGCTGGGATACGCATGGGCTTCCAATCGAAACGGCATTGACAAAAAAAGGCGTGAAACGGAAAGAAATGAGCGTTGCCGAATTCAGAAAGCTTTGTGAAGAGTATGCTTATGGTCAGATTAACAATCAACGTGAGCAGTTTAAGAGAATAGGGGTCCGTGGTGATTGGGATAATCCTTATATCACATTAAAGCCTGAATATGAAGCCCAGCAAATCAAGGTGTTCGGTGAAATGGCGAAAAAAGGCTATATTTATAAAGGGAAAAAACCTGTTTACTGGTCCCCGTCAAGTGAATCAGCTCTTGCCGAAGCAGAAATTGAATATCAAGACAAACGTTCTGCGTCCATTTATGTTGCTTTTGAAGTCACAGATGGCAAAGGTGTAATCGAAGAAGGCGTCAAAATCATCATCTGGACGACAACTCCATGGACGATTCCGGCTAATCTTGGTATTTCATTGCATCCGCAATTAAATTACGTAGTAGTGGCTGTCGAAAATGAAAAATTCTTACTTGCTGAGGCACTGCTTGAGTCGGTTACGGAAACATTAGGCTGGGAAAACCCGTCTATCCTGAAAACAGTAAAAGGAAGCGAGTTGGACCGTGCCGTTGCCAAACACCCTCTTTATGACCGCGAATCTTTAGTGATGTTAGGTGAGCACGTAACGACTGAAGCTGGAACGGGTTGCGTTCATACTGCGCCTGGCCATGGTGAAGATGACTTTATCGTTGGGCAAAAATACGGCTTGGACGTACTTTGTCCAGTGGATGAAAAAGGTGTCATGACGGAAGAGGCAGGGGAATTTGCCGGATTATTTTATGATCAAGCGAATAAACCTATTACCGAAAAATTAACTGAAGCAGGCGCGTTATTGAACTTGTCGTTCATTACGCACTCTTACCCTCATGACTGGCGGACGAAGAAGCCAACGATCTTCCGTGCAACAGCACAATGGTTCGCGTCAATCAAAGACTTCCGCAGTGAACTTCTGGAAGCGATTGAAGAAACGAAATGGGTACCGGCTTGGGGCGAAACGCGCCTATTCAATATGGTCCGTGACCGCGGGGATTGGTGCATTTCCCGCCAACGTGCATGGGGAGTGCCAATTCCAGTGTTTTATGCAGAAAATGGCGAGCCGATCATTACGGATGAAACAATCAACCATATTTCAAATCTATTCCGTGAACACGGTTCAAACATCTGGTTTGAGCGTGAAGCGAAAGATCTTCTGCCTGATGGCTATACACATGAAGGCAGCCCGAACGGTATCTTCACGAAAGAAACGGATATCATGGACGTTTGGTTCGATTCCGGTTCTTCTCATCAAGCGGTACTTGAAGAAAGAGACGACTTGCAACGGCCTGCAGACCTTTATTTAGAAGGGTCAGATCAATATCGCGGCTGGTTTAACTCATCGCTTTCAACAAGTGTTGCAGTAACAGGCAAAGCACCATATAAAGGTGTACTTAGCCACGGTTTCGCATTGGATGGCGAAGGCCGTAAAATGAGTAAGTCGATCGGGAACGTTGTACTGCCATCCAAGGTCATGAACCAACTTGGTGCAGATATCTTACGCCTTTGGGTAGCTTCGGTGGATTACCAATCGGATGTCAGGGTTTCCGATCCTATTTTAAAACAAGTTTCGGAAGTTTACCGTAAAATCCGTAATACATTCCGCTTCCTATTAGGGAACTTGGATGGATTCAATCCAAAAACCGATAAAGTGGCAGTCCAAGAATTGCCTGAAGTCGATCGGTACATGCTCGTTAAATTGAATAAACTGATCAAACAGTCGAAGCTAAGTTATGAAAATTATGAGTTTGCTACAATTTATAATATGGTCAATAATTTCTGTACACAGGATTTAAGTTCGTTCTACCTTGATTATGCAAAAGACATTCTTTATTGTGAAGCTCCTAATGGTAAAGAGCGTTTGGCGATTCAAACGGTCCTTTACGAATCATTGGTCAGCTTAACCCAATTGGTGTCACCGATCCTCTCTCATACAGCTGATGAAGTATGGGCGTTCATTCCGGGTGTAACGGAAGAAAGTGTACAGTTGACATTGATGCCTGAAGAAATTTCCATTGATGATGCTGAAGTCATTGAAGAAAAATGGACGGCGTTCATGGATGTCCGTGATAATGTTCTGAAAGCATTAGAAGAAGCCCGTAACCAGAAGATCATCGGAAAATCACTGAACGCTAAAGTGATGGTATATGTTAATGAAGAAACGAAGAACCTGCTTGATGGCATCAAGGAAAGCTTTGAACAGCTATTCATCGTTTCCGAATTCGAAATCGCTGGCGATGTGGCAAGTGCCCCAGCAGATGCTGTTAAACTTGAGGATATAGCGATCCTTGTTACAAAAGCAGAAGGTGAAACGTGTGAACGTTGCTGGAATGTTTCGAAGGAAGTAGGTCAAGTGGAAGAACATCCAACACTTTGCCCGCGTTGTGCTACTGTTGTGAAAGAGCATTACGTGAATCAATAA
- a CDS encoding solute carrier family 23 protein: MEETKRDIVLDVEDVPKAGQWITLSIQHLFAMFGATVLVPFLVGLSPAVALVSSGLGTLSYLLITKGKIPAYLGSSFAFITPIIAAKALGGPEAAMIGCFAAGFIYGIVALIIQKVGLSWLMNILPPVVVGPVIIVIGLSLAGTAVDMAMYDPQDKYSVTYIVIALITLAVTIICNVFFKGFINLIPILIGIIVGYGCSAVAGIIDYEPIKSAQWWEMPEFMFPYVTYTPSFSWEVIAIMVPVAIVTLSEHIGHQMVLSKVVGRNFLENPGLHRSILGDGAGIMIGSLIGGPPLTSYGENIGVLTMTKAYSVYIIGGAALTAIIFGFNGKISAVISSIPTAVMGGISILLFGIIASSGLRMLIDNKVDFDKKRNLMIASVILVLGIGGAFVQLSETVSLSGMALSAIVGILLNLILPDREKISGDIFEK; the protein is encoded by the coding sequence ATGGAAGAAACTAAAAGGGACATCGTACTGGATGTCGAGGACGTGCCAAAGGCTGGGCAGTGGATTACGTTAAGCATCCAGCATTTGTTCGCCATGTTCGGTGCAACGGTACTGGTGCCATTCTTGGTAGGATTAAGCCCGGCGGTAGCACTGGTTTCAAGCGGATTGGGCACACTTTCATACTTATTGATAACCAAAGGTAAGATACCAGCATATCTCGGTTCATCTTTCGCCTTCATTACGCCAATCATCGCGGCTAAGGCTCTAGGAGGTCCGGAAGCGGCCATGATCGGCTGTTTTGCAGCAGGGTTCATATATGGGATAGTAGCTTTGATTATCCAAAAAGTCGGATTGAGCTGGTTGATGAACATACTTCCTCCGGTTGTGGTGGGTCCGGTGATTATCGTAATCGGGTTAAGCCTTGCCGGTACGGCCGTGGACATGGCAATGTATGATCCACAAGATAAATACAGCGTCACATATATAGTGATAGCGCTGATCACTTTAGCGGTAACCATCATCTGTAACGTGTTCTTTAAGGGATTCATTAACTTGATCCCCATTTTAATCGGAATCATAGTCGGCTACGGCTGTTCGGCTGTTGCAGGAATAATCGATTATGAACCGATCAAGTCAGCACAATGGTGGGAAATGCCTGAATTCATGTTTCCATATGTAACCTATACACCGTCCTTCTCATGGGAAGTCATTGCCATCATGGTACCGGTCGCCATCGTAACTTTATCAGAACATATCGGACACCAGATGGTACTGAGCAAAGTAGTCGGCAGAAATTTTTTGGAAAATCCCGGTTTGCATCGCTCGATTTTAGGAGATGGAGCAGGAATCATGATTGGTTCCTTAATCGGTGGGCCGCCGCTGACATCATATGGCGAGAATATTGGGGTCCTGACTATGACAAAGGCGTACAGTGTGTATATCATCGGTGGGGCCGCATTGACAGCAATCATCTTTGGCTTTAACGGGAAGATTTCAGCAGTCATCAGCTCGATACCTACAGCTGTGATGGGCGGCATTTCCATCTTGCTCTTCGGTATCATCGCATCAAGTGGATTGAGGATGCTGATTGATAATAAGGTCGATTTTGACAAGAAAAGGAACCTGATGATAGCTTCAGTCATCCTGGTGTTAGGAATCGGAGGAGCGTTCGTACAACTATCGGAAACGGTATCGCTTTCCGGAATGGCACTTTCAGCCATCGTCGGAATCCTTCTTAACTTGATTCTTCCGGACCGTGAAAAAATATCCGGAGATATATTTGAAAAATAA
- the pyrR gene encoding bifunctional pyr operon transcriptional regulator/uracil phosphoribosyltransferase PyrR produces MNEKAIVLDEKAISRALTRIAHEIIEKNKGIEDCVLIGIRTRGIFLADRLAKRINQIEGKEIELGELDITLYRDDLSKKTNDGEPIVKGSDIPVNITDKKVILVDDVLFTGRTVRAAMDALVDLGRPSQIQLAVLVDRGHRELPIRADFVGKNVPTSQSEKITVTLTEVDLVDQVTILEN; encoded by the coding sequence TTGAATGAGAAAGCCATAGTACTTGATGAGAAGGCCATTAGCAGAGCCTTGACGAGAATTGCCCATGAAATTATTGAGAAAAATAAGGGTATTGAGGATTGCGTCTTAATCGGGATACGCACTCGCGGGATTTTCCTCGCAGACCGACTTGCAAAGCGCATCAATCAAATAGAAGGCAAGGAAATAGAACTTGGTGAACTGGATATTACACTTTATCGCGATGACCTTTCGAAAAAGACCAATGATGGGGAACCCATCGTAAAAGGCTCAGACATTCCGGTCAACATCACTGACAAGAAAGTGATTTTAGTGGATGATGTTCTTTTCACAGGCAGAACCGTTAGAGCGGCAATGGATGCTCTGGTGGATTTGGGAAGACCTTCGCAGATCCAGCTCGCCGTATTAGTAGATAGGGGACATAGGGAATTGCCGATTCGCGCGGATTTTGTCGGGAAAAATGTACCGACTTCCCAATCTGAAAAAATTACAGTTACTTTAACAGAAGTAGATCTAGTAGATCAAGTTACTATATTAGAAAACTAA